A region of Vitis vinifera cultivar Pinot Noir 40024 chromosome 13, ASM3070453v1 DNA encodes the following proteins:
- the LOC132252527 gene encoding putative disease resistance RPP13-like protein 1, translating into MFVAEAAVSSIFDLVIGKLAAATAAPLLEYARRQNVEATLQEWRTTLSHIEAVLIDAEQKQTREIAVKLWLDDLKSLAYDMEDVLDEFNTEANLQILIHGPQASTSQVHKLIPTCFAACHPTSVIFNAKVGGKIKKITRELDAVAKRKHDFHLREGVGGLSFEMEERLQTTSLVDESSIYGRDAKKEAIIQFLLSEKASRDNGDNGVSVVPIVGMGGVGKTTLAQIIYNDKRVESHFDTRIWVCVSDRFDVTGITKAILESVTHSSTDSKNLESLQNSLKNGLNGKRFFLVLDDVWNEKPQNWDALKAPFRAGAQGSMIIVTTRNEDVASIMRTTASSHHLDVLSYEECRLLFAKHAFAHMNTNIRQKLEPIGEKIVRKCRGLPLAAKSLGSLLHTKQDENAWNEVLNNDIWDFPIEQSDILPALYLSYHYLPPNLKRCFAYCSIFPKDYKFEKRNLVLLWMAEGLLGGSNGEKIIEDFSNTCFENLLSRSFFQRSIDDESLFLMHDLIHDLAQFVSGKFCSWLDDGKKNQISKQTRHSSYIIAKEFELSKKFNPFYEAHNLRTFLPVHTGHQSRRIFLSKKISNLLLPTLKCLRVLSLAHYHIVELPRSIGTLKHLRYLDLSRTSIRRLPESITNLFNLQTLMLSNCHSLTHLPTKMGKLINLRHLDISDTSLKEMPMGMEGLKRLRTLTAFAVGEDRGAKIKELREMSHLGGRLCISKLQNVVDAMDVFEANMKGKERLDELVMQWDGDATARDLQKETTVLEKLQPHNNLKELTIEHYCGEKFPNWLGEHSFTNMVSMQLHDCKNCSFLPSLGQLGSLKELSIMRIDGVQKVGQEFCGNIGSSSFKPFEALEILRFEKMLEWEEWVCREIEFPCLKELCIKICPKLKKDLPKHLPKLTKLEIRECKQLVCCLPMAPSIRELMLVECDDVVVRSAGSLTSLASLDIRNVCKIPDELGQLNSLVKLSVSGCPELKEMPPILHNLTSLKHLDIRYCDSLLSCSEMGLPPMLERLQIIHCPILKSLSEGMIQNNTTLQQLYISCCKKLELSLPEDMTHNHYAFLTQLNIFEICDSLTSFPLAFFTKLEYLHITNCGNLESLYIPDGLHHVELTSLQSLEISNCPNLVSFPRGGLPTSNLRRLGIRNCEKLKSLPQGMHALLTSLQYLHISSCPEIDSFPEGGLPTNLSDLHIGNCNKLLACRMEWGLQTLPFLRTLEIEGYEKERFPDERFLPSTLTFLQIRGFPNLKSLDNKGLQHLTSLETLEIWKCGKLKSFPKQGLPSSLSRLYIRRCPLLKKRCQREEGKEWPNISHIPCIVFDRYDKKNTEVILS; encoded by the coding sequence ATGTTTGTGGCGGAGGCGGCTGTGTCTTCCATCTTTGATCTGGTGATTGGGAAGTTGGCGGCTGCCACCGCTGCCCCTTTGTTGGAGTATGCACGCAGGCAGAATGTTGAGGCCACCCTCCAAGAATGGAGGACGACTTTGTCGCATATTGAAGCTGTGCTGATTGATGCTGAGCAGAAGCAGACAAGGGAGATAGCTGTTAAGCTTTGGTTGGATGATCTCAAATCTTTGGCTTACGACATGGAAGATGTTCTGGACGAGTTCAACACTGAAGCTAATCTGCAGATCCTGATACATGGACCCCAAGCTAGCACCAGTCAGGTACACAAGCTCATCCCAACTTGTTTTGCTGCTTGTCATCCTACATCTGTCATATTTAATGCAAAGGTTGGTGgaaagataaagaaaattacaagggAGTTGGATGCTGTTGCAAAACGAAAGCATGACTTTCATTTAAGGGAGGGTGTTGGAGGGTTGTCGTTTGAGATGGAAGAAAGGTTACAAACCACTTCCTTGGTAGATGAGTCTAGCATTTATGGTAGGGATGCTAAGAAGGAGGCTATCATTCAATTTCTCTTATCCGAGAAAGCCTCCAGGGATAATGGTGATAATGGAGTTTCTGTAGTTCCCATCGTAGGTATGGGTGGGGTTGGTAAAACAACCCTGGCTCAAATTATCTACAATGATAAGAGGGTGGAGAGCCACTTTGATACCAGGATTTGGGTTTGTGTATCGGATCGATTTGATGTGACAGGGATAACCAAAGCAATTCTAGAGTCCGTCACTCATAGTTCAACTGATTCTAAGAACTTAGAATCATTACAAAATAGCCTGAAGAATGGATTGAATGGGAAAAGATTCTTCCTCGTTCTAGATGATGTGTGGAACGAGAAGCCCCAAAACTGGGATGCCTTAAAGGCTCCTTTTAGGGCTGGTGCACAAGGCAGTATGATCATAGTAACAACTCGTAATGAAGATGTTGCATCGATTATGCGCACTACTGCCTCTTCTCATCACCTTGATGTGCTATCCTATGAAGAGTGTCGGCTATTATTTGCAAAACACGCCTTTGCACATATGAATACAAACATCCGCCAAAAGTTGGAACCAATTGGTGAGAAGATAGTAAGAAAATGCAGAGGCTTGCCTTTGGCTGCAAAGTCGCTTGGAAGTCTATTACACACTAAACAAGATGAAAATGCTTGGAATGAAGTACTGAATAATGACATATGGGATTTTCCAATTGAACAAAGTGACATTCTTCCAGCTTTATACTTGAGTTACCATTATCTTCCACCAAATTTGAAACGATGTTTTGCATATTGCTCCATATTCCCCAAGgactataaatttgaaaaaaggaaCTTAGTGTTGTTATGGATGGCAGAAGGCTTATTAGGTGGCTCTAACGGGGAGAAAATTATAGAAGATTTTAGTAACACATGCTTTGAAAATTTACTTTCAAGATCTTTTTTCCAACGATCCATTGATGATGAATCACTATTTCTGATGCATGATTTAATTCATGATTTAGCACAATTTGTATCGGGGAAATTTTGTTCTTGGTTGGATgatggaaagaaaaatcaaatttctaaGCAGACCAGACATTCTTCTTATATTATTGCAAAGGAATTTGAACTCTCCAAGAAATTTAATCCATTTTATGAAGCTCATAATTTGCGGACCTTTCTTCCTGTACATACAGGTCATCAATCTCGTCGTATCTTTTTAAGCAAGAAGATCTCAAATCTTTTATTGCCAACACTGAAATGCTTACGGGTTCTCTCTTTAGCTCATTATCATATTGTGGAGTTGCCTCGCTCAATTGGAACTTTGAAACACCTACGCTACTTAGATCTTTCTCGTACTTCAATTAGAAGGCTCCCTGAATCAATAACCAACCTTTTCAACTTGCAGACATTGATGTTGTCAAATTGTCATTCTCTTACTCATTTGCCCACAAAAATGGGGAAACTAATCAACTTGCGTCATCTTGATATTAGTGACACTAGCTTAAAGGAGATGCCAATGGGAATGGAAGGGTTGAAACGTCTTCGAACATTGACTGCTTTTGCTGTTGGTGAGGATAGAGGGGCAAAAATTAAAGAGTTGAGGGAGATGTCACACCTTGGTGGCAGACTTTGCATTTCCAAGTTGCAGAATGTGGTGGATGCTATGGATGTCTTCGAGGCTAACATGAAAGGCAAGGAGCGTCTTGATGAGTTAGTAATGCAGTGGGATGGCGATGCTACTGCTCGTGATTTGCAGAAGGAAACAACTGTGCTTGAAAAGCTACAACCTCATAACAATTTGAAAGAGCTGACCATCGAGCACTATTGTGGTGAAAAATTTCCTAACTGGTTAGGCGAACATTCATTTACTAATATGGTGTCCATGCAACTCCACGATTGTAAAAATTGCTCATTCTTGCCATCGCTAGGGCAACTTGGATCTCTCAAGGAGCTCTCTATTATGAGGATTGATGGAGTGCAGAAGGTGGGACAAGAGTTCTGTGGGAATATTGGGTCTTCTTCGTTTAAGCCATTTGAAGCCCTAGAGATTCTGAGGTTTGAAAAGATGTTAGAGTGGGAGGAATGGGTTTGTCGTGAAATTGAATTCCCTTGTTTGAAGGAGCTTTGTATCAAGATATGTCCAAAGCTGAAAAAGGATTTACCCAAACACCTTCctaaattaacaaaacttgAGATTAGAGAATGCAAGCAGCTGGTGTGCTGTCTTCCAATGGCTCCCTCCATTCGTGAATTGATGTTGGTGGAATGTGATGATGTGGTGGTTAGGAGTGCGGGCAGTCTCACCTCATTGGCTTCCTTGGATATACGCAATGTTTGTAAAATACCAGATGAATTAGGACAACTGAATTCTCTTGTAAAGTTGTCTGTGAGTGGTTGTCCCGAGCTAAAGGAAATGCCACCCATTCTTCACAACTTGACATCTCTTAAACACTTGGATATCCGGTACTGTGACAGTCTTTTGTCTTGTTCAGAGATGGGGCTACCACCAATGCTTGAAAGGCTTCAAATTATTCACTGTCCCATTCTGAAGTCCCTATCAGAGGGAATGATACAAAATAATACTACTCTCCAACAATTGTACATCTCGTGCTGTAAAAAATTGGAGTTATCATTGCCTGAGGATATGACGCACAACCACTACGCTTTCCTTActcaattaaatatatttgaaatttgtgattCTCTCACGTCCTTTCCTTTAGCTTTCTTCACAAAGCTTGAGTATCTTCATATCACAAATTGTGGCAATCTGGAGTCCCTTTACATTCCAGATGGACTTCACCACGTGGAACTCACATCTCTCCAGTCATTGGAAATATCTAATTGCCCTAATCTGGTATCTTTTCCACGAGGAGGATTGCCCACTTCCAATTTAAGACGGCTTGGGATACGTAACTGCGAAAAACTTAAGTCACTGCCCCAAGGGATGCACGCCCTCCTTACATCCCTTCAATATTTGCATATATCTAGTTGTccagaaattgattcatttccAGAAGGAGGTTTGCCCACTAATTTATCTGACCTTCACATCGGGAATTGCAACAAACTCTTGGCTTGTCGGATGGAGTGGGGCTTGCAAACGCTACCCTTTCTTAGAACGTTGGAGATTGAAGGATATGAGAAAGAAAGATTTCCCGACGAGAGATTTCTGCCCTCCACTCTCACCTTCCTTCAAATTAGGGGTTTTCCAAATCTGAAATCCCTGGACAATAAGGGCCTTCAGCACCTCACCTCTCTTGAAACTCTGGAGATTTGGAAATGTGGAAAGCTCAAGTCCTTCCCAAAACAGGGGCTGCCCTCCTCCCTTTCTCGTCTTTATATTAGAAGGTGTCCTCTGCTGAAGAAACGGTGCCAAAGGGAAGAAGGGAAAGAATGGCCCAACATTTCTCACATCCCCTGCATAGTGTTCGACAGATACGATAAGAAAAATACGGAGGTGATCTTATCATGA